The Megalops cyprinoides isolate fMegCyp1 chromosome 22, fMegCyp1.pri, whole genome shotgun sequence genome contains a region encoding:
- the LOC118769741 gene encoding mitochondrial antiviral-signaling protein-like codes for MPYADDKLYHGYLRQNMGKFVSVVRVREILPHLPCLTQSDRDEIEAKRDSTGNYNAMQLLLDCLKRRENWPSQLIRALECCEHLELANEIRAEYESLKVPRNGSVSAPSVNATPSPAPHPSSPRHTTPETQTTAVVTPSGHVAPQPGAASGDDSLVPNHMEVPAVAVPSQSPAAQSEGNPPSASPQAAPSPPSSAPVAPVTPTSAPAVIPPAPQVSPVKSPVQDTHPPAVDAIREPVENSDPTFNQVAASRRNAQPLQGSPAQQAPTRPVVSSANADHTDSRASPSPAAGVAVDEDECFSKPGTLRSFRDVLVPRAVGGAEGPGLLPVAEEPYSGGSSRLQISGSTSEGSASVASALSWNEPEEDHYESVRQSLLSGQDVRVSVGHVSEGAPIPNYAGQTPAAPSENCHLGTGAGPGQRQSEPEREHSLLKKYYIPAAAIAGVSALVMLWRLRN; via the exons ATGCCCTATGCCGATGACAAATTGTATCATGGATACCTCCGGCAAAACATGGGGAAGTTTGTGTCTGTagtcagagtgagagagatccTCCCCCATCTTCCCTGCCTCACTCAATCAGACCGG GATGAAATTGAGGCAAAGCGAGACAGCACGGGCAACTACAATGCCATGCAACTCCTGCTGGATTGTCTGAAGAGGAGGGAAAACTGGCCCAGTCAGTTAATCAGAGCCCTGGAGTGCTGTGAGCACCTGGAACTAGCTAATGAAATCCGGGCTGAATATGAGTCTTTGAAAGTCCCACGCA aTGGCAGTGTTTCTGCTCCTTCAGTGAATGCCACCCCATCTCCCGCTCCACATCCCAGCTCCCCAAGGCACACTACCCCTGAAACTCAGACCACAGCAGTGGTGACCCCCTCTGGGCATGTTGCTCCTCAACCAGGGGCAGCCTCTGGTGATGACAGTTTGGTCCCTAACCACATGGAGGTCCCAGCTGTAGCAGTCCCATCTCAAAGCCCTGCAGCACAATCAGAGGGAAATCCCCCTTCAGCTTCTCCCCAGGCTGCTCCATCGCCACCATCCAGTGCCCCCGTGGCCCCAGTAACCCCCACCTCTGCTCCTGCAGTAATTCCTCCTGCCCCCCAGGTGTCCCCAGTGAAATCACCAGTTCAGGACACCCACCCACCAGCTGTTGATGCCATCAGGGAGCCTGTAGAGAACTCTGATCCAACTTTTAATCAG GTCGCTGCAAGCCGTCGAAATGCACAGCCCCTTCAGGGGAGCCCCGCCCAGCAGGCCCCCACCAGGCCCGTCGTTTCCAGCGCTAACGCCGATCACACTGACAGCCGCGCGTCTCCCTCCCCCGCCGCGGGTGTGGCTGTGGATGAAGACGAGTGCTTCAGCAAACCGGGGACGCTGCGCTCCTTCCGCGATGTCCTCGTCCCCCGGGCTGTGGGGGGCGCAGAGGGCCCAGGGCTCCTGCCGGTGGCGGAGGAGCCGTACTCCGGCGGCTCCAGTCGCCTGCAGATCAGCGGTTCCACCTCGGAGGGCAGCGCGTCCGTAGCCAGTGCGCTGTCATGGAACGAGCCGGAGGAGGACCACTACGAGTCCGTCCGTCAGAGCCTCCTCAGCGGCCAGGACGTGCGGGTGAGCGTGGGCCATGTGTCCGAGGGCGCCCCCATCCCAAACTACGCGGGGCAGACCCCAGCTGCGCCCTCCGAGAACTGCCACCTGGGGACAGGTGCTGGCCCAGGGCAGCGGCAGTCAGAGCCAGAAAGAGAGCACAGTCTGCTTAAGAAGTACTACATCCCTGCTGCTGCCATTGCTGGTGTGTCTGCCCTGGTGATGTTGTGGAGGCTGAGAAATTAG